The stretch of DNA tcggcttTACcgtcgattactctagccatagaggcggcgaATCAgcacgcgacaccaaacacttaagaaccccgataccgtcctagccagcgtggtcgacgatttccctcattcagcattTATCGATATCGACCCATTAAGatctctttcaaatattcttcttctcagacgacgccttgagccgaggtccgcacccaactgggcaccctcaggcctattatcttaaattttgcaccaggccttcagcgctctccatttgtccggctataTCTCGACTctcaagaaacaagaaacaagaaacaagaaacaagaaacaagaaacaagaaacaagaaacaagaaacaagaaacaagaaacaagaaacaagaaacaagaaacaagaaacaagaaacaagaaacaagaaacaagaaacaagaaacaagaaacaagaaacaagaaacaagaaacaagaaacaagaaacaagaaacaagaaacaagaaacaagaaacaagaaacaagaaacaagaaacaagaaacaagaaacaagaaacaagaaacaagaaacaagaaacaagaaacaagaaacaagaaacaagaaacaagaaacaagaaacaagaaacaagaaacaagaaacaagaaacaagaaacaagaaacaagaaacaagaaacaagaaacaagaaacaagaaacaagaaacaagaaacaagaaacaagaaacaagaaacaagaaacaagaaacaagaaacatttattgagaagctgtgtaggtacatacatgcaggtgtcaaacattataaaattgtctcaacagcatgtccatgtcggacgtacaatattacaaataatgtcagtattgagcatcaaggaattaagtaagtacctaataatttgtcacattttaaacatttgtcaattttaaatatcattgttgttgaaaatattcattcaagtcataaaattccatatcaactagccaattttatagactttttttaaatgtcttacccTCTAACAATTTTATCTCCTTCCCTTCTCACTCAGACTCCTTCACTTAATCTATCATCCCTTCTATACTCTTTACCTTCCGTACTACTCAGCTACACGCCTACATGGTGTGTGGACACGTTAGATGGTGTGCCATCTAACTCCAACCATCTCAATAGTGAGAATTTAGTATAGATAGTACGgggtgggtaggcccgctacaaggtggaccgacgatctggtgaaggtcgcgggaagccgctggatgcgggcagcgcaggaccgatcgtcgtggagatccttgggggaggcctatgcccagcagtgggcgtcatacggctgatgatgagtaCGGGGTATGACTAATCCGTAGTTGTccagttgttagaacgcttgcctcacactttgaggtcgcaggtttgaatccagcataggcctaaacaaATAACTGtcgaattttttttcaaattcatgtttggatcataaattatttcaCTTACTCAAGTGGAGGAAACTCAcgtttccgagaaatgcattttcggaggtatgtgactaacctgtattaggctgttttcccttcacgggttggaaggtcagacaggcagtcgcttctgtaataaaccggacctgtcaaatcttcaggttaggtaagcggaccatgtgaaaagcgggataatgctaggggatggGGATGATGAATACGGGGTGTGACTGAGGATACCGCTAAAGCTAAGTTGTATACAGTTACCAGGACGGTTagatacttactgatgtaagtacgtagtcgttatatttatttatttattttatttatttttatttatttatttatttacacagaccaaaatattattattacaggcaTAACTAGTTATGTCAGCCCAGCCCTTAAGGACTGTAGGCACTATAGCCGTGAATGCTTGATCAGCACATCAAGGGTGGCATAATTCCTGGAACCTCTGCATAGATAAGCACTTAGCGTAAGACTAGTTTAAGCACAATTGACATTCGTGTCGCGCATCCAACTTTGTACGCACGTCTCACATagttaataaaagtaaattagtgAAGTACAAtctaatttttgtctttttaaaaaactaatccCCTGCTCCCTAAACTtgactggcgcagccggtaggattcGCTGTTCTACCCGTGCTACTCGCGCTATTTCGCGTAAAAATTGGACTAAAATCGTCTGGTGCTGTGAAAAAAGGTGCGGGAGCGACGGACTAAGCGAATCTTACGAACAAATAAATTTGTCAACTACGGGACTATACTGTGAAGTGGATATATTCAGAGATGGGTGTCGTTCGGGCATGGTGAGTAAAACTTTTCGCCTTCCTTACTATCCCTACTACGTGTACTTGAGATCGAACCTTTCTCATTTCAAACGTGATCTGAATTAGTTAATTTAGTTAAGTTTACCTGTATTAAGATTGAAAATTGTAATACTTACTTGTAACATTGAGATTGATATtcatcatttttaaataaaaatctattaagtaatataatattttagtgaTCGAAGTAAATCTAGCAATTTTCCGACATGGCGGAGGTCAATTTAAGGATCATTCCTagtgaatttattaaaataattcctATGTTTAATGGCGATGGACGGcacataaacttatttttaaggaAATGTGAATACATTATTGAAAGGTTTCGAGGTGATCAAGCTCAAAATGAGTATGTTATGCAAGTAATCACGAGCAGGCTTACTGATAATGCAGCTGCGTTGATTAGCGAGCGTTCGGATGTAGAGACGTGGGCGGAATTCAAGGAATTACTGCAGATACACTTTGGGGATCCGCGCAGTGAAGAGTGCATTGCCATGACTTTAGAATCGCTAAAGATAAAAACAGGTGAAACTTACTTAGAATTTTGTAACCGTGTGAAATCGATAAGGGCcaaccttattgctaaggttaACTTGTTGGATGATGTTCAAATGAGGAGTAGTAAAAttactatttataataaattggcGCTTAACGTCTTCTTGTTTAACTTGCCGGAAAATATGGTCAGGATTGTACGACTCCACGGACCCAATACGCTGGAGGACGCCCTCAGCGTGGTACTCGAGGAAGTGAATTTTCACGAACAATATCAggctaaaaataaaactaacacaTCTGCGATTGCTAAGCCTCAAGCGCCCCTCGTACCTACCCCGCAACAATCCACCTCATTTGTCTCAACACCTCAGTTCAAATTTGGCAATAATTTACCTGTTCAGAACCAGGGTTTTGGTTCACGAACCTTTATGCCCAATCAAAACACAAATACtcaaaatcaatttaaattcggcatccctcaatttaaatttggcATTCCCCAGTCTAGATTTCCAATACCGCATCAATTCCAAAATCGTCCAGTACAGACTACACAGTTTGGATACAGGCCGCAGTTCAACCCGCAAGCAGGTCGCCCTGCACCCTATGGCTATAGACCAGTAGGCTTACAACAGTTACCCCCTATGCGACCTCAACAATTCGGTCAACAACAAGGTTATAGACCTCCACAACAAGTTGCTCAACCGTCATTCCCCTCGGATGTTACCATGCGCACCGCACCCCCTTTGAAACATAGCTTCCATGTAAATGAAACCGAACTTTATGAAACCGATTACCCGTATTATATGGAAGACCCTTACGTACCTGAGTATAACTCATACAATGAAGActcttcatattattataattcgtgTTCATTTGATACAGACGAACAATGCACGCCCACGCTCGCCTTAGAGGAAGCGAGTGCAGATAAGACAGAATGCGCTATGAGTGCATACGACTCCAACCAAGATGATAACAAGCAGACGCGAAATTTTCACGTACACGCCTCGATAGGCGCGAGGAAAAAATAGAGTTAAATTGTGATATAAAATTGAAGTTGCCATACATTTACTTACCCGAGATCGATTCAAAATTTA from Pectinophora gossypiella chromosome 3, ilPecGoss1.1, whole genome shotgun sequence encodes:
- the LOC126382118 gene encoding uncharacterized protein LOC126382118, with product MAEVNLRIIPSEFIKIIPMFNGDGRHINLFLRKCEYIIERFRGDQAQNEYVMQVITSRLTDNAAALISERSDVETWAEFKELLQIHFGDPRSEECIAMTLESLKIKTGETYLEFCNRVKSIRANLIAKVNLLDDVQMRSSKITIYNKLALNVFLFNLPENMVRIVRLHGPNTLEDALSVVLEEVNFHEQYQAKNKTNTSAIAKPQAPLVPTPQQSTSFVSTPQFKFGNNLPVQNQGFGSRTFMPNQNTNTQNQFKFGIPQFKFGIPQSRFPIPHQFQNRPVQTTQFGYRPQFNPQAGRPAPYGYRPVGLQQLPPMRPQQFGQQQGYRPPQQVAQPSFPSDVTMRTAPPLKHSFHVNETELYETDYPYYMEDPYVPEYNSYNEDSSYYYNSCSFDTDEQCTPTLALEEASADKTECAMSAYDSNQDDNKQTRNFHVHASIGARKK